The following nucleotide sequence is from Dunckerocampus dactyliophorus isolate RoL2022-P2 chromosome 7, RoL_Ddac_1.1, whole genome shotgun sequence.
AAGACAAAAAGATGCTCGTTTCATcgtaagttttatttttttgtgttctttcatTGTGATCCTAAAGGGTTGATTGCGCCACAAGTGCAAATCCGgttgaaaagagaaagaaagaaaatatcaCACACCTTTTTGAACAGAAAGTCGCACTTTGGGCTAATTCAGCTGATTCTCCGCTATAATTTAAcattgatgtacagtatttacttaatttattccatcctctttttttatataaaatacacaaaatcaaAAGACAACATACAGAATTTACAcatcttgttgtttttcttgaatatttaatGATTCCACACACAGTTTCTATGCTTACAATGGACTACACATTCTACAGCACGGTACACTGACAAAATGTGAGCAATTCTACATTGAATTAATGACAATGCAATTATTGACAGAAGCCTCAAGACTTTTTAGATGTTATCCGTTTAGAGGACAAGGCCATCTTATTGTATTTATCATATCCTTCAAAAAAAGCCTCAAaggaaaacaagaaaacacCCAACAACTTATTGCTTTGTTAgcgtttttgcttttgtgaatgACAGATGCCACGACAACCGGTGAATTGTACAAAACAAACCCTGTAACATAAGCTGGGATATGCTGCATCTACCAGAGAATCTGAGTCACTCAGACaagtgtttgcttttttttgttttgttttaacagcaTTTAGTATTACGACAGTTACCTTGTTGTAAGTGACGCAGGACAACAAACAGCCTTGCCTTCCATTGTACACttttaatgtgcttttttttttaaagagaaaaaaacctcttgatgtccacttcctgtttgtcagAGGCCACATGACTCTGAACCTAAAAAGTTGGACGACGGCACTAAAAAGGTCCAAAGAGATATATCTGGTTATTATTACTCTATTGTtactattatttgtatttacatatTTTCATATCTATAACAGATGCGATGGTGCGTCATGTGTAAACTCAGGCCGTAGAAAATATTTGGCAAGAATTAACGCGAGGAGTCATGGTACACGCATAGAAACATGGGTTTCAGGTGAGGGGGGTCCAAAATGTAACCGGCAAGTCATTATCCTGGAAGAGCTGTTTCACAAGACTGGAAAGGTCCagtgtttgaaaatgttttggtAGAGtttgtggactttttttttcctttaaatgccAGGCAAGGCTGCATCCATCTAGGCATTCATCAGCTGTGCATGTACGCGTGTACATTTAGTGCAATGGGCTACCTCGCTAGTCAACTGTGGCTACTACCTATGGCTGCTATCCTATAAAATGGCAGTTTGGacttaaagacattttttttaatctgacaacatagttttttttttgtctgacatTGTGATGATTGTTTTTTCAGGTATGAACATTGAAAATGATGCTTGCCGGCTCATTCAGAGGGAATGCATttgttactttttgttttttccatttgaccTACCCTGTGCTGTTACTGTCAGCCCTTGGCAGTGAATCTCCTGTTGTGTCCAGCTACATGTACACATAACGATCCCTCGAAATTGTAGCCGCTGTTTGTCGTTAAAAACCCAAAGCAGAGTTTGGGTTTTAGATGAGGGACCAAAACAGACTGTAAAGACGAAAATGGCGAAAAGTGGATATTGCACAGGGGGTTCAATATTGCACTATAAGCACGCTGACATTTACATCAACATTCAGTTCACAcaggtcattattattattattattgttgtatatattagTATCTCTGTCATCTCTTACATACTTTACAACAGCCTGCACAACAACCACCCAAACTATATACTTTTCCACTAAACGGCACCGTTCTACTTGCAGGTACACCCAGGTAGCTATATGGGCGACGTAAACCACCGCTGGATGCGctccaaacacaaaaatgatcagGGCTGCCCCTGGCCAAATTGGGGCCCTAAGTAGATTTTTATTTGcaccctctgccttaagaggcagcagctgtaccattacactacCAGATAGGATCCGATATCTAATTTTTCCGCCTGTATGGGTccttgttttggatcatttctgtgtttggacgtTGCTGCAGTCATCGTACAATAGTTGAGCTGATGCAACATTGAAGGATACACGCCTACAAATGCCAACAATGCTAACAAAGCTAGCTTACCCTGTTGCTGTGCTATGACGCTCCAAAGTCTCTACTTTGCTTCAGTATCCTTATGAGAGGACACACCTCGTCCTCGTTGTTAGTGTGTCTCCGTCGGACTGACGCGTTCAAAGTTGTACGAGTAGAGCCGAGCCAGTaccgtgcagtggaaaaggggtgaAAGAATTGAGGCCTCGCATTAATTTGTACATCTTCTTGATTATCCTGCTCCAAACATTAACGTGTTCTGTTGGCAGAAGCACAGAATAAATGTGCTGTCTGCAATAAAACCAAGAAAAAGTAGTGGACAGGTTCCACGTAGCCGtacacttacatacatacataaacttGCACATGCATAACTCTCCAAAACACAATTGTAGGGGGCAGGGGGTTAGGGGATCTACAATACCATGATTGTGCTTTAAATTGACAATACAAATGAACCATTTTTGAAATAATCAATGCTAAATGAATAAAGGTGAATGAAGGTGGAATTCAGGGGACTCTTAAGCTGTTGTTCCAAAACACTCGCcagccccaccccacccccggTTCACCTCCCCCCTTCGAGTAGTAGCAGTATGCTAAGGTTATTGCAGCACCTGACCCCGCGTTTCCGGTAGTTTGAGAGCCAGGAAGCTGCCGGCCGCCAGCGCCCCTGAGGCGAACATTATGGGAACAGCCTTGGTGATGCCCACGAAGGAGGTGAAGATGCTGATGCCCAGCACGGCGGCTAGCTTGCACAGCGCATTGAGGAAGCCAAAGGCAGTGGTTCTGAAATGACGCAGAGAGAGCGATTGATTGTTTGGAGCAATTAAACACCCAAATAAGTTGTTTTTCACAGAAAGAAATACAATAGAATAGAACAgaacaaatacaacaacaaaaaatacaatagcTATTCATGTGCATCTATTTACCTCAATTTAACCACAAGGGGAGCTGAAAAATTTTAAATCAAAGATTTTTCATTTCAGAATAACACAGTTTAACCGTTCCAACAAGTAGTGCGAATGTCTTTGAAattaaaactattgacacattcaGTTGCGTCATCCAGGCCAAGCACCCAATCAGAGTAGTTGAGCATACATGACATCATGTCACTGGTGTCAAGGAGCATCGTGTTTGTGCTACCTCTTGTCAGACGGGTAGAGCTCTACGGTCAGCACATCCAGGGCGTTCCAGGAGGCGATGCTGATGCCTCCGAACAGGCAGAGAAGCGCAATCATGGCCGACTCGCTGTTGCCAAAGGACAGGAAGAAACAGCTGACGCACGAAATCACGCTGGATCCCGCTGGAGATGAAAAACAGTCACAAATTGAGGACATTTCGACATGTGAGTTCTGGAAAACAACAACTTTTGATAATCTTACCCAGCATCCTGAGTCGTCCAATCTTGTCCATGAGCAGTGCAGAGACGATGTTGCCCGGCAACACAGCCAAGGTGCCCAGGAAGCTGACAAAGTACACCATGTAGGCGTTGTTCTCATCACTGATGTCGCTCAGCAGGCAGCCCTCTTTGTTGTGCAGGAAGGTGCTGTTGATCAGCTTGCAGTTGATCAGCCTGTACTTGAACAGATCTGAGCATGGGGGACATCAGAAAGATGGATATCAGTGATCAGGCTAGCAACACCAAGCGCACGCCGTGGAATCTCTTTGTAGATGTGCTGATTGATCGTCTATGGCAGGACCTCGCAGTGAACGATGCCCCTCACATCCAAGAATGCTATCAACATCAacagtcctggaacttttctgacacaccttGTGCACACACAGTGTTTCTTTTCCGCGTCTTCAACACCGAGGTCATTACCATTGCAACCCACGCAGTGTGGAGGATGGGATCACTTGCAAATGAAAAGTAGTGCGGACAGCAGGGTTTCAATATCAGCTTTGATGAGCAAAGTCAGTGTGCTTGCTGTGTGAACATAACACCTTAGATGCTATAGACCAGTTCTGGTTGTGTCCAGACAGgacaaagtataaaaataaaactatgcCAAAGACTgtataaatgaatgcagacatctttttattttcaacaaCCAGTTACATGTTAAGAATATAATTTACTATGATGGTCTAAAAACATTTATACAATTGTCCTTTAGGCGCTTGAGTCCAATAGTGAAAAGAAGAGGCACACTATCCGAATAAATTTTGTTCAGCATCAGTTTGTCAATCATTGGAGTTGAATTCCTTAGTGGGTCCATAGACGGGAGTATCTGTCCCCCTTGTGGTCTGATGAAAAGTATAAATTCTACAATGGCACATCCAGGTCCAGTGATTCTATATCATCTGAAGATGTCTTCTCATCCAGACTCGATCAATGGATAATTTGACTTGTAGAGGAGACAAGACTGAACTCGGGCATCCAGGAGGAAGTCAAGAGTTGCTGCTCAAAAGGAACCACTTGTGGTCGCTCCTACAACTCCTGGTGATGGGTTGGGGTCTGTCCATCCCAGAGGATACCCTAGAGTATACCTAGGACACACTCCATCACAGCTGATATGGGAAAGCTTCACTATCCTCGCAGTGGAACAAGAAGAGGTGGGCGAGGGCAGGAAGTACTGCCCCATTGACATGGATACATTTAATGAATGGATAGATACAGACAAGACCCTCCTGTATTGGGGGCACAATACCTTGGTTTTAGATCAGTAGAATGATTGGTAGAGCCCTGAGAAAGTCTGCCTGGAACTATTCTCCACAGTCTATAGGATGGATTTTTTGCACCACGTTGTAGTGGGCCGCAGCTTTGGTGACCATGTGAGCACCTCAAATCCTGACTGATCAAATGAAACCAATAATCCCAGTAAGTGGTCTTCAAGTGGTGTGATGCTTTTAAGACTGTAGTTGACAGTGGTGAAGTCGTTGGATCAGTTGCAGTGTCCAAAAAAAGCCACATCTGCAGCATAAAGGAAGTATACGGGGTGAAAGGTGTCTGGATTTGAGTATCTCAAGGAAGCGAATAGAACAGAGGCAACATGACAGAAGAGGGGAAGAACAAAAAGACAATCACAAGCTTTTCATGCTTCAACAAAAAGATTCCCATTTCAGATTGGAGGAAAACTCGAGCCACTCTTTGCAGTTGTAAGGAAACAGTCACAGAATGACGGAAGATAATCTGGCATGGAGGCAGAGAGACTTTTTTCAGCCAGTTTGTGAAGTGCATGACTTTAGGTGTAGTCATCAGCCTGCCCCAATACGGACTTGCGGTCCTCCAACAGGTGTTGAAAAGTGTACAAAGAAACATTTCGCCCTTTTTGGACAACTTTTTGAAAATGGGCAGGGGCACAGGTGGCTGATGCGATTCCGTCTTGCCCCAAAACATCTCCTCATCTGAAGTGGGTTCCTGTGGAGCATCTGAGTAAGTGACACAGAGGAACTCCCCCAGGTTGGGGTCGGCTCGAGGGGTCACTGAAGAACAATATCGGTCGACCGATCGGCCTTGTGTGTTCTGATTCTGGAAATTTGCATTGGGAGGGCTCACATGGGTTTTCTCAGAAACTTGAGGGGTCACTGAACGCGGATGTGGATTGGCTGATTGACCTTCCCCTTCCCGATTCTGGAGAGTTGCATTGGGAGGGCTCACTAGGAGTTTCTCAAAATCTTGGGGGTTTACTGAAGAAGCATCTGGGTCGATGGATTGACATTCTGCTTCCCAATTCTGGAGATTTGCATCGGGAGAGCTCACAAAGAGTTTCTCAAAAACTGACACAAAGTGCCCAGATGTAGGAGAACCCCAGTACTGGCCAGCAGCCTTGGTCACCGCAGAACCAACAAGGGCACCCAAAATCAACACTGGCATTTTGGAGCAGCTTCTTGTACCAACAGTGCACTACTTCCACTCTACAACTGTTACAATCGACGATAATTCTAGCAACCATTAAACTCCTCTGGCATCTTTGACCGGTAGCAACATTAGAGCTCTTCGCTCATGTCAAGAGAGTGGGCGTCGTGATGTCATCAACATGATGTCATCACCATGACGTCAGCTGTGATGAGCGGAGGAGAAACAGCCAGATACCCTACCATGGTGGCTGGTGGCTTCTGAACAGAAGGGTACTCATGTAACAGATGGAAGCAAACTTAGCTTTGCCTTGTAAAATTAAGCCGATACAGATACCCCACCAATTTTAGTTGTCAGATCAAACACAATAATTACTTTGTTTATGTCttttacctttttaaaaatcctaGAATTAATCATTCTATTTAGTTACCTGCAGTTTACTATAGTCtacggcaggggtcaccaacgtggtgcccacgggcaccaggtagccccccatgaccacatgaggtgcccgcaagcctgcttttcattcaggttttcagttaatgatgaaagaagagtagaaagaaatgcattctgaaatacaacatgtgagttgtggacaccagcattgtgttcatgttctggtaaaacaagcttattcgctttgtttgggtttaaaataagctctgaaaataaatgttacaaaaatgagtagctcttggccattttcattttgtaaaagtagctctcacaaggaaaacgttggtgaccactggcCTACGGGGTGTTGTgtaaaaaagcaaataaccactggGATCtcaaatttaaaacaaatggAATTAACAGCTGTCGCTGTAGTCATCCACttgatgtcattattttttaaattaacccTACAAGagggcagtagctgcatttgaagtttgatgatcagcatccagcagctgcatctacctctgcatgcataTTTAAAATGTAGGTTGCGCCACTCAGCTGGAGGTTTGTTTAGTTTTCAACATTTATTGAACTTGATTTCAAATGTACTATTTCCAAACATGGTCTCCTACCTGTGTTGTAAAAGAGGGTGGCGATGAAGGTGCAGTTTTTGAAGAAGGTGTTACTTGAGGTGATGTCCTCAAAGTAACACTCCTCAAACAAAGAGTCCTCAAACACCATGGATTTCATTTTCAGGTTCATGAACCTGCGAAACAAATAGAAAAAGAGAAAGGAGGAAAATGCAGGAATGCTGAAACTCTTTGGTATTGTGATTGTATTAATGACTCACTTGTCATTGAAGTACTCTCCCTGGCGGTGGACCTGGTTCTCCAGGGTGAAGTTGAAGGTGACATGTTCCACTTTCTCCTTGACGAAGACTTTGGTGCGTGATGAGTACTCCTGCTTCTGAAGATACTTGATCATGTCGGGGAACCACACGGTCAGACCGTAGTAGCTGCACAAGAAGTGCTTGGATGAGCTTTTCATACACGATAAATGATTTCCAGAAGGAAATTTCCAAATTCTACCCTCATGATTTTAGGGGTGGGCTTTCCAACAGTACCGACCACAACCTTCTATGACCCCGAGAAGTATCAGAGGCAAGATTTTGCTTGTTACTTACCTGAAGGACATAGAGAACCAGACGGCCATCATCATGTAAGTGGTGCGACGGTACTCAGGTGAGAAAACAGTCTGGAAATTGCTCCACACCTGAGGGATCATACGcaacaaaatgtcaacattacaCATGCACAACTCCAAAAACAAGAAACTTAAAGCACCTGATGAAAAAGCGAGGTGAGCTTTATCCTCCATTTCTCATGCCAGGCGGCGCCGTCACCCAGGTTGACCAGCTCGTCCATCTGCTTCACGGTTTTGATGGTGGTCACCTACGTGGAAAAATAAGCATTTACATGAAAtcaatgaaaatattatgaaacaTACGATCTAATGGACAGCGTGGAGACAATCCACTTACAGAGAAAACCCTCTCTGGGTAACCTTTGGCCCTCATGTTAGTGTCATGGACCTGCTTCAGAATCATCCAGGCCTCGTCGTGCTTCCCATTCTGGAGAAAAACACCATAAGAGTTATCGTGAAAAAGTAGAATTAACACAATGCCCCACCAGATTGTTCTTTCTTTATGTCTAATGCTTCAGTTGAATGCTGGTCAATGTGGCCAGCTATGAGTGACCCCCTGTGAACTCTGCCTATCAACAAGGGGCCAGAAAGAAACCTTTGGACAAAAGAATTAAACTTTGCAAGGGCACAAACCGTACCCTTCCACAACCTCAGGAAGTATGAGAACCAGGATTTGGTGGGTTTCAGGCGTTCTCTCCAACTTCCTGTTCCTGCTGGTTATGCGTGAGCCATATGAACTCAGCCCAGCAACAAGGGGTCAGAAATAAACCTTTGGCCCGAAGGTCATACATGGA
It contains:
- the sv2a gene encoding synaptic vesicle glycoprotein 2A — its product is MDDDGRYRDNRSDFIRGAKDIAKVAKKQVGKKVGRGVDKMADEYTRRSYKRFEEEDDDDDYAGVPGNDGGYYRNDSRANDDEGHSDSTEGHDEDDEIYEGEYQGIPRGDSSGKAGGLDGVTAAQAQQFRDLSAYEGERRKDQEELAQQYETILQECGHGKFQWTLYFVLGLALMADGVEIFVVGFVLPSAEKDMCLSEPNKGMLGLIVYLGMMVGAFVWGGLADRIGRRQTLLISLSINSVFAFFSSFVQGYSSFLFCRLASGVGIGGSIPIVFSYYSEFLAQEKRGEHLSWLCMFWMIGGIYASAMAWAIIPHYGWSFQMGSAYQFHSWRVFVLVCAFPSVAAISALSTMPESPRFYLENGKHDEAWMILKQVHDTNMRAKGYPERVFSVTTIKTVKQMDELVNLGDGAAWHEKWRIKLTSLFHQVWSNFQTVFSPEYRRTTYMMMAVWFSMSFSYYGLTVWFPDMIKYLQKQEYSSRTKVFVKEKVEHVTFNFTLENQVHRQGEYFNDKFMNLKMKSMVFEDSLFEECYFEDITSSNTFFKNCTFIATLFYNTDLFKYRLINCKLINSTFLHNKEGCLLSDISDENNAYMVYFVSFLGTLAVLPGNIVSALLMDKIGRLRMLAGSSVISCVSCFFLSFGNSESAMIALLCLFGGISIASWNALDVLTVELYPSDKRTTAFGFLNALCKLAAVLGISIFTSFVGITKAVPIMFASGALAAGSFLALKLPETRGQVLQ